TACGCGCCACGGCGGGCCTCCTCGTACGCCGTGGACGGCTGCTGGAAGCACCTCTCGCGGAAGAGCCGCGCGCCGTCCTCCACCGTCCAGCCCGCGGTGTGCAGCTTGATGCCCGTCACGTAGCGGCAGTCTCGCAGCAGCGCCTCGGAGAGCTGGGCCAGCCGCAGCTTCGGGTCCCCGTTGCCGTAGCCCTGGTCGAGCATCATCTGCTCCGTGTAGTGCGCCCAGCCCTCCGCGTTGCTGCCCACGCTCACCAGCTTGCGCACCTTGGTGGGGAAGCGCGGCGCGTAGAGGAACTGGAAGTAGTGGCCGGGCCACACCTCGTGGATGTTGATGACCTCCACGACGGGCTTGTTGTAGAGGCGCAGGTGCTCCTCCTTGTGCTTCGCGTCCCACTTGGGCTCCACCGGCGTAACGTAGTAGAAGGCCTCGGTGGCCTTCGTCTCGTACGGCCCCGGCGTGTCCATGGACGCGAAGCTTCCCGAGCGCGCGTAGGGCGGCGTCTCCTCCACGCGCGGGCGGACCTCGGAAGGAATGGTGACCAGGTCCTTCTCCACGAGGAACCGGCGCACGTCCTCCACCGAGCGGCGCACGGACGGAATCAGGCCCTCCGCGGTGGGGTGGTCCTCCTCCAGCGAGGCCATCACCTGCGCGGGTGTGAGCCTGGGGTTGATGCGCTTCGCGGTGGCGACGAACTCCTGGTAGTCCTTCTCGAGGTTCGCCTCGCCCCGCGCGAGCAGCTCCGGCAGCGGCAGGTCGATCATCTCCTCGTAGCGGAGCTTGGTGAGGAAGCGCTCCTCACCCAGCGCATACCTGCCGGTGGAGCGGGGCAGCAGGTCCTGCTCCAGCCAGCGCGTGAAGTCCTTCACCGCCGCCACGGCCTGGGCGTTGGCCTGGGCGAACTCGGCCAGCAGCGCGGCGTCACCGCCCGCCGCGTCCTTCGCCCACTGCGCCACCGAGCCCTCGAAGAAGCCCACCGAGCCCTTCGACATGCGCAGGGCCAGGTCGGTGAACTCGCGGGGCGGCTCCTGGACGTTGGCCTTGCCGGCGGCGAACACGGCGGGCACCGCCTTCAGGCGCGCGATGACCGAGCGCAGCCGCTCCGCCTTCGGGGCGAAGTCGCGCTTCATCAGCCCGTCCACCGCGCCGCCCGGCAGCCCGGCGTAGAGCATGGGGTTCTTCTCCCAGCTCCGCGTCACGCTCAGCTCGTGATGGTCCGACAGCAGCTGGTGCTCCAGCGCCTCGGCGTCGACGGCCTCGTCGAAGGAGAGTGACGCGCGGTCCACCGCGCGCAGGCGGGCCAGCAGCGTCTCCAGCTCGCGGATGCGTGCCTCGATGCGCGGGCGGCTCAGGTCCTCCAGCCGGGCGTCGTACGCGTGCAGGCCGTACGCGGTGCCATTGGAGGGCGCGAAGGCGAAGGCCGCGTCGAAGATGGCATCCACCAGCTCCGGGAAGGACTCCTTCCGGGCGGTGGTGGCCTGGGGGCTTCCGGTCGGCTCGGGAGGCGCGGAGGCGGGAACCTGCCGCGCGCAGGCGAGCAGGCCACAGCACGCGACGAGCAGCAGCCGTGGGACGGAGGAGCGGGCGGAGGACGTTCCAATCATGCCGCCGTTCTACAAGAGAAAGCGCCCTGCCACCCTCACGGGCAGCAGGGCGCTTTCACAGCGACGTCGTCCGGACTACTTCTTCCGGCGCGAGCGGCGCAGCAGGGCGAGGGCGGCGAGGCCCAGCGCCTGGAAGCCCGCGCCACCGGTGCCGCTGCAGCCGCCGCAGCTCTGCGAGTCGGTCTCCTCGGGGACGACTTCCGGGACGGCCCCCGGGACGACCCGGATGGACACGGACCGCGTCGACTTCTGCCCCAGCGCATCCACCACCGACGCGGTGTAGGCGAAGGTGCCGGTGGCGGTCAGCGTGCCGGAGAGCACGTAGGCGGCGCCCTCCTGCTGCAGCGTCGTGCCCGGGGCCACCGCGCCCGTGTGGCTCCACGTGTACGGCGCGCGGCCACCGTCGGCGGTGAGGCGCGCCTCGAAGCCAGCGCCCTTCGGGACGATGGTCGTCGGGCCGCCGCCCGAGATGGCCAGCGCCCGCACCACGTCGAGCGTGTAGGGGCGCGCGGCGCGCTCACCGCGCGCGTCCGTGGCCACCACGGTCAGGGCGGCGGAGGCCTCCGCGGTGGGGCTGCCGGAGATGACGCCGTCCGCGAGGCTCAGGCCCGCGGGCATCGTGCCCTCCACCACGAAGTCCGTCTTCCCGCCGGGGCCGCGCGTCTCCAGCTCGACGCTGTAGGCGGTGCCGATGACGGCGTACGGCAGCGCGGCGGTGACGATCTCCGGACCGGCCCACGCCTTGCGCTCGGCGACCAGCGCCAGCTCCTCGCTCACGCCGACGACCGTCGTGGTGCCCGTCGCGAAGGAGTCGGCGCTGAAGGCTCCCGCGGCGCCGGTGGCGTGCGACGTCCAGGTGATGCCATCCGGCGAGGCCTGCAGCTCGAGCGGGTTCAGCGTCTCCAGGGTGTCGAGGCGGGCCAGCGTCGTGGCGACCACGAAGGTGCGGTCCACGAACGTCAGCAGGATGGACTCCGGAGCGACGGCCGTGCCCACGGCGGTCATTCCCTCCACCTTCGTCCAGCTCGTGCCCCGGTCCCTGGACAGGAAGAGGCTGCCCGGCGACTCGGTGGAAGGCGTCTCGCCGCTCTCCTTCCAGGTGAAGGCCATCAGGCGGCCGTTGCCGGCGACCAGTTGGGGAACCTCGCGGCCCGCCAGCGCGGCCGACTCCAGCACGTCCCAGCCGGAGCCCTCCGCGTTCGCGCGCACCAGGATGTCGCCCGTGGTGGCCTCCGCGTCCTCCGGCGTGCCCACGGCGATGAACGTGTCCTGCGCGGCGACCACGCGCGAGAAGGTGTACGCGCGGTTCGCGGTCTGGTCAGTCCACTCGGTGCCGTTGGCGGAGACGGCGATGAGGCCCGCGTGGCCCGTGGCCACCAGGCGCGTGCCGTTGGCGGCCAGCGCCACGAACTCGCGGCCCGTCTCGGCGCCCTCGGCCACCGGGTCGCTGTAGACGGCGGCCCAGGTGTGACCGCCATCCGCCGAGGAGAAGATGCCGCCGCCCGAGATGCCGAACCACTTCTCGTGGGCGAAGGCCAGGTGGTTGATGGAGAGGCTGTCCTCGGTGCCCTCGCGCACCGGCGTGATGCGACTCCACTCACGGCCGTCCGTCGAGCTCAGCAGGGACGTCTCACCCGACAGCGCCAGGAAGCCGCCGTTGCCGTACCACACGCGCGACGCGAGGGAATCGGAGCCGTCGGTGCCGTAGGACGAGGCCGCCCAGACGTCGAACGTCGTGGCCGCGGCCACGTTGACGTGGAGCACGCGCTCCAGCCGCCCGGAGAACTTCGTGCCGGCGTAGGTGGGCTCGCCCTCGCCCGGCTCCACCGCGCGGAAGCCCGTGGCGTACGCCAGGCGGTACGCGCCCTGGGCCACGGCGGGAACGCTCAGCGACAGCGAGGCCTTCGCGGTGGACGCCGTCTGGCCCTCGATGGTGACGCGGTCCGACGTGAGGCAGTGCCACGCGGCGCCCTCCACCGCGTGGGCAGCCTGGGCCTCCGTGGCGACCTCCGCGGCCGCACGTCCCTCGGCGCTGCTGCCACCGTTGAAGGAGTAGCTGCCGCTCGGCGCGCTCCAGCCCGTGGGCAGGGCCACGCAGGCCACCATCTGTCCGTCCAGCGACGAGGACGCACCCGAGCCGAACCTCGCATGCAGCTCGAGGGGGACGGAAGCACCGCTCTCGACTCGTGCCTCGTGGCTGATGAAGGAGGAGCTCTGGCAACCACTGACAAGCCACAGCGCGGTGCCCATCAGGGCCTTCGTCGCGCGTCTGCTGTTGAACACGGAATAAATCCTCTCGCGGGACCTACAAGATTTACTGTTTACAGTTCTACAGTGAGTAGAGTCAAATTCACTCGGACTGTAAGTTCGAGCGGTCCGATGTCCTGGGTTTCACAGTCCCGTGACGCGGGGTCCCACCAGGGGAGCCGGTTGCGGTGGCGGGTTACGCTCGGCGGATGAGCCAGCGAACCCCATTCCAATGGGAAGACCCGCTCCTGCTGGACGAGGAGCTGCGGGAGGAGGAGCGGCTGCTGCGCGACAGCGCCCGCGCGTACTGCCAGGAGCAGCTGATGCCGCGCGTGCTGGAGGCGAACCGGCACGAGGTCTTCCACCGGGAGATCATGAACGAGATGGGGAGTCTCGGCCTGCTGGGCGCGACGCTACCCGCCGAGTACGGGGGCGCGGGGGCGTCGTACGTGAGCTACGGGCTGCTCGCGCGCGAGGTGGAGCGCGTGGACTCGGGATACCGCTCGGCGATGAGCGTGCAGTCCTCGCTCGTCATGTACCCCATCTTCGCGTACGGCTCGGAGGCGCAGCGGCGCAAGTACCTGCCGGGCCTGGCGAAGGGAGAGCTCGTCGGCTGCTTCGGCCTGACGGAGCCCGATGCGGGCTCGGACCCCGGCTCCATGCGGAGCAGGGCGGTGAAGGCCCCTGGGGGCTACCGCCTCTCCGGCACCAAGCAGTGGATTACCAACTCCCCCATCGCGGACGTCTTCGTCGTCTGGGCGAAGGACGAGCAAGACGAGATTCGCGGCTTCGTGCTGGAGAAGGGCATGAAGGGGCTCAGCGCGCCGAAGATTGAAGGCAAGTTCTCGCTGCGCGCCTCGGTGACGGGCGGCATCGCCATGGATGACGTGTTCGTCCCCGAGGAGCATCTGCTCGCGGGTGTGAAGGGGCTGAAGGGCCCGTTCGGGTGCCTGAACAACGCGCGCTACGGCATCTGCTGGGGCGCCATGGGCGCGGCGGAGTTCTGCTGGCACACGGCGCGCACGTACACGCTGGAGCGGATGATGTTCGGCCGGCCGCTGGCGGCCACGCAGCTCATCCAGAAGAAGCTGGCGGACATGCAGACGGAAATCACCCTGGGGCTGACGGCGGTGCTGCGCCTGGGACGGCTGAAGGATGCGGAGCGGGCCGCGCCGGAGGCCATCTCCCTGCTCAAGCGCAACAACTGCGGCAAGGCGCTCGACATCGCGCGCACCGCCCGGGACATGCTGGGCGGCAACGGCATCGCGGACGAGTACCACGTCATCCGCCACGTGATGAACCTGGAGGCGGTGAACACCTACGAGGGCACGCACGACGTACACGCGCTCATCCTCGGGCGCGCGCAGACGGGCCTCCAGGCCTTCAGCTGAAGCGAGAGGGAGTCATGCGGATGCAGTACCACAAGCACGGAGTGCCGCTGTCAGCGACCCGGGCGCTGGGGGAGACGCGGGCCTTCCTCGAGCCCCTGCTCCAGGGGCGCCGCCGCGTCCTCGACGTGGGCTGCGGGCAGGGCGAGCTGGCCCAGGCGCTCGCATGGGCGGGCCATGAGGTGACGGCCCTGGACGTGAAGCTGCCCATGGCGCCCGCCCCCGTGCCGGGGCTCACCTGGCACGAGGAGGGCTTCCTCACATTCGAGTCGGAGCCGTTCGACGCCATCCTCTTCGTGACGTCGCTGCACCACCTCAGTCCGCTGGCCGACGCGGTGGAGCAGGCGCGCCGGCTGCTGGTGCCCGGCGGGCTGCTCCTCGTCGAGGAGTTCGCGCTGGAGGCGCCGGATGCCACCACCGCGCGCTGGTACTACGGCGTGCAGGAGCTGCTGGCCGCCGCGGGCCGCTACCCGCCCGAGCGAATCACCGGCGACGCCTCCATGGACCCGCTGGAGCGCTGGCGGCACGCGCATGAGCATGAGCCGCTCTCGGAGGGCCGGCGCATGCGGGAGGAAGTGGGCCGGCGGCTGGAGCTGCTCGACGCACGCGAAGGTCCCTACCTGTACCGGTACCTCGTCGCGGGTGTGGCGGAGGCGGTGGGCGGGGACATCCAGCTGATGGAGTCGCTGTCGGCCCAGCTCTTCGAAGCCGAGCGGCGAGACGTGGCCTCCGGCGTGCTGAAGCCGGTGGGCCTGCGCCTCGTCGCGCGGAAGCCCTGACGTCAGGGCTTGCCCAGGAGCTCCAGCGCGGCGGTGGTCAGCGTGGTGACGCCGGTGCGCAGCGTGCGCTCCCGGTCCGGCGCGTAGAGAGGCGAGTGCGCCGAGGGCAGCGTCTCGCCCGCAGCCTTCGCCTGGGCGAAGCGCTTCGGCTCGGTGATGCCCAGCCACAGCATCACCGCGGGGACGCCCGCGCGGCCGTACTCGGAGAAGTCCTCGCCGCCCATGACGGGCGGGGCCTCGCTGAGGTTCTTCTCGCCGAGCACCCGCCCCACCGCTGCCACCAGCCGCTTCGTCAGCTCGGGGTCATTGAACGTCGCGGGCGTGCCCTCGGTGACGGAGATGTCGGGCGGGCGGGGCGCGCCGGAGGCCTGGGCCTCGGCCTTCGCCACGCGCTCGATGCCGGCAATCAGCGCCTTGCGCACCTCCGGCTTGTACGTGCGCAGCGTGAGCTGCAGGCGCACCTCGTCCGGGATGATGTTGTGCTTCGTGCCGCCGTGGATGGAGCCCACCGTCAGCACCGCCGGCTCCAGCGGGCTCTTCTCTCGGCTGACGAGCATCTGGAAGGAGAGGATGGTGCGCGCCGCCATCACCACCGGGTCCACCGTGGTGTGCGGGTAGGCGCCGTGCCCGCCCTTCCCGTAGAGCGTGACGTCGATGGAGTCCACGCTCGCCATCGAGTAGCCGGGGGTGAACTGCACCGTGCCCGCCGCGGCGGTGGCCACGGTGTGCTGGGCCACTGCGAAGTCCGGCTTGCCGAAGCGCTTGAAGAGGCCATCGGCCAGCATGG
Above is a window of Pyxidicoccus xibeiensis DNA encoding:
- a CDS encoding DUF885 domain-containing protein encodes the protein MIGTSSARSSVPRLLLVACCGLLACARQVPASAPPEPTGSPQATTARKESFPELVDAIFDAAFAFAPSNGTAYGLHAYDARLEDLSRPRIEARIRELETLLARLRAVDRASLSFDEAVDAEALEHQLLSDHHELSVTRSWEKNPMLYAGLPGGAVDGLMKRDFAPKAERLRSVIARLKAVPAVFAAGKANVQEPPREFTDLALRMSKGSVGFFEGSVAQWAKDAAGGDAALLAEFAQANAQAVAAVKDFTRWLEQDLLPRSTGRYALGEERFLTKLRYEEMIDLPLPELLARGEANLEKDYQEFVATAKRINPRLTPAQVMASLEEDHPTAEGLIPSVRRSVEDVRRFLVEKDLVTIPSEVRPRVEETPPYARSGSFASMDTPGPYETKATEAFYYVTPVEPKWDAKHKEEHLRLYNKPVVEVINIHEVWPGHYFQFLYAPRFPTKVRKLVSVGSNAEGWAHYTEQMMLDQGYGNGDPKLRLAQLSEALLRDCRYVTGIKLHTAGWTVEDGARLFRERCFQQPSTAYEEARRGAYNPTYLYYTFGKLEVQRLARDYTAKGASLKQFHDAFVAQGSLPLPLVRRLLLR
- a CDS encoding Ig domain-containing protein → MFNSRRATKALMGTALWLVSGCQSSSFISHEARVESGASVPLELHARFGSGASSSLDGQMVACVALPTGWSAPSGSYSFNGGSSAEGRAAAEVATEAQAAHAVEGAAWHCLTSDRVTIEGQTASTAKASLSLSVPAVAQGAYRLAYATGFRAVEPGEGEPTYAGTKFSGRLERVLHVNVAAATTFDVWAASSYGTDGSDSLASRVWYGNGGFLALSGETSLLSSTDGREWSRITPVREGTEDSLSINHLAFAHEKWFGISGGGIFSSADGGHTWAAVYSDPVAEGAETGREFVALAANGTRLVATGHAGLIAVSANGTEWTDQTANRAYTFSRVVAAQDTFIAVGTPEDAEATTGDILVRANAEGSGWDVLESAALAGREVPQLVAGNGRLMAFTWKESGETPSTESPGSLFLSRDRGTSWTKVEGMTAVGTAVAPESILLTFVDRTFVVATTLARLDTLETLNPLELQASPDGITWTSHATGAAGAFSADSFATGTTTVVGVSEELALVAERKAWAGPEIVTAALPYAVIGTAYSVELETRGPGGKTDFVVEGTMPAGLSLADGVISGSPTAEASAALTVVATDARGERAARPYTLDVVRALAISGGGPTTIVPKGAGFEARLTADGGRAPYTWSHTGAVAPGTTLQQEGAAYVLSGTLTATGTFAYTASVVDALGQKSTRSVSIRVVPGAVPEVVPEETDSQSCGGCSGTGGAGFQALGLAALALLRRSRRKK
- a CDS encoding acyl-CoA dehydrogenase, producing MSQRTPFQWEDPLLLDEELREEERLLRDSARAYCQEQLMPRVLEANRHEVFHREIMNEMGSLGLLGATLPAEYGGAGASYVSYGLLAREVERVDSGYRSAMSVQSSLVMYPIFAYGSEAQRRKYLPGLAKGELVGCFGLTEPDAGSDPGSMRSRAVKAPGGYRLSGTKQWITNSPIADVFVVWAKDEQDEIRGFVLEKGMKGLSAPKIEGKFSLRASVTGGIAMDDVFVPEEHLLAGVKGLKGPFGCLNNARYGICWGAMGAAEFCWHTARTYTLERMMFGRPLAATQLIQKKLADMQTEITLGLTAVLRLGRLKDAERAAPEAISLLKRNNCGKALDIARTARDMLGGNGIADEYHVIRHVMNLEAVNTYEGTHDVHALILGRAQTGLQAFS
- a CDS encoding amidohydrolase, producing the protein MKSLALLAALFACVAAPGGTALAADAPSPVLGGIDALYPELDALYRDLHQTPELSLQEEKTAAKLAERLKKLGYEVTTKVGGHGVVALMRNGTGPTVMLRTDLDALPVEEKTGLPYASKVKVKDATGATVSVMHACGHDVHMTTWLGTATLLAKSKDRWRGTVMLVGQPAEELGAGARAMLADGLFKRFGKPDFAVAQHTVATAAAGTVQFTPGYSMASVDSIDVTLYGKGGHGAYPHTTVDPVVMAARTILSFQMLVSREKSPLEPAVLTVGSIHGGTKHNIIPDEVRLQLTLRTYKPEVRKALIAGIERVAKAEAQASGAPRPPDISVTEGTPATFNDPELTKRLVAAVGRVLGEKNLSEAPPVMGGEDFSEYGRAGVPAVMLWLGITEPKRFAQAKAAGETLPSAHSPLYAPDRERTLRTGVTTLTTAALELLGKP
- a CDS encoding class I SAM-dependent methyltransferase, translating into MRMQYHKHGVPLSATRALGETRAFLEPLLQGRRRVLDVGCGQGELAQALAWAGHEVTALDVKLPMAPAPVPGLTWHEEGFLTFESEPFDAILFVTSLHHLSPLADAVEQARRLLVPGGLLLVEEFALEAPDATTARWYYGVQELLAAAGRYPPERITGDASMDPLERWRHAHEHEPLSEGRRMREEVGRRLELLDAREGPYLYRYLVAGVAEAVGGDIQLMESLSAQLFEAERRDVASGVLKPVGLRLVARKP